The following coding sequences lie in one beta proteobacterium CB genomic window:
- a CDS encoding extracellular solute-binding protein — protein sequence MKHLFFCLTLIIGLFGGMTIAHGSTLEDIQKTKTLKVCIWPDYFGISYRNPRSGTLHGVDINLSRDLAQELGAKLQYVDTSFANFIADLEAHKCEIAMMGVGVIPARVERVNFSAPYLRSDVFAVTSKANTTIKTWDDLDRPGRIISVLKGTFMEPLMKKTLKQATLQVAERPGERERDVESGRADAFMTDYPYTQRMLANTDWARVIAPSRPLQPTDYAYAIAKGDPAWLARVNQFVAQVKQDGRLEKYATEFKLQQIVVKD from the coding sequence TTGAAGCATCTATTTTTCTGTTTAACTCTAATCATCGGTTTATTTGGCGGTATGACGATTGCCCATGGCAGTACGTTGGAGGATATTCAAAAAACTAAGACCCTAAAGGTTTGTATTTGGCCGGATTACTTCGGTATAAGCTACCGTAACCCTCGTTCTGGGACCCTCCATGGGGTTGATATCAATCTGTCTCGTGATCTTGCCCAAGAGTTGGGGGCTAAGCTTCAGTATGTGGACACAAGCTTTGCTAATTTTATTGCCGATTTGGAAGCCCATAAATGCGAAATTGCCATGATGGGGGTTGGAGTTATCCCTGCTAGAGTTGAGCGCGTCAATTTTTCCGCACCTTATTTGCGAAGCGATGTCTTTGCTGTAACTTCAAAAGCCAATACAACAATCAAAACTTGGGATGATTTGGATCGGCCTGGTCGTATTATTTCAGTACTTAAGGGCACCTTTATGGAGCCGCTTATGAAAAAGACTCTAAAACAGGCAACTTTGCAGGTTGCTGAGCGGCCGGGTGAGCGTGAGCGTGACGTAGAGTCTGGGCGTGCAGACGCATTTATGACCGACTATCCCTATACACAACGCATGTTGGCTAATACTGATTGGGCCCGAGTTATTGCACCAAGTCGACCCCTACAGCCTACTGACTATGCCTATGCTATTGCAAAAGGTGATCCTGCTTGGTTGGCGCGTGTGAATCAGTTTGTTGCTCAAGTAAAACAAGATGGTCGTCTAGAAAAGTATGCGACTGAATTTAAGCTTCAGCAGATCGTTGTGAAAGACTAA
- a CDS encoding major facilitator transporter, whose protein sequence is MSTSTKAAPMTAEERKVIFASSLGTVFEWYDFYLYGSLAAVIAKQFFSGLDAGSAFIFALLAFAAGFIVRPFGALVFGRLGDLIGRKYTFLVTILIMGGATFIVGILPNYATIGVAAPVILIALRMLQGLALGGEYGGAATYVAEHAPHGRRGAYTAWIQTTATLGLFLSLLVILFTRELTGPDFDVWGWRVPFILSIALLGVSVYIRLSMNESPAFKKMKDEGKLSKAPLTESFGQWKNLKIVILALFGLVAGQAVVWYTGQFYALFYLTQVLKVDAKTANLLIAASLVIGTPFFVVFGSLSDKIGRKVIIMGGLLLAVITYIPNTPVSVFNALTHFANPALEKAMATSPATITADVNECTFQFNPTGTAKFTSSCDIAKQVMASNSASYSTVAGPAGGVAVVKIGDTEITGYSAKGLAPADAKAKDAEFKKAIREALNSAGYPAKADSAQINYVAVLLLLVYLVILVTMVYGPIAAMLVEMFPTRIRYTSMSLPYHIGNGWFGGLLPTISFALVAQNGNIYYGLWYPIIIAAMTLVIGVLFVKETKDVDIYAKD, encoded by the coding sequence ATGTCAACATCAACTAAAGCAGCCCCAATGACCGCTGAAGAACGCAAAGTTATTTTTGCTTCCTCTTTAGGTACGGTTTTTGAGTGGTACGACTTTTATCTTTACGGTTCATTGGCCGCCGTTATCGCCAAGCAGTTCTTCTCTGGCTTAGATGCAGGCTCTGCCTTCATTTTCGCTTTGCTAGCGTTTGCCGCCGGTTTTATCGTTCGCCCATTCGGCGCTCTGGTATTCGGTCGCTTAGGCGATTTGATTGGTCGTAAGTACACCTTCTTGGTGACGATCCTCATCATGGGTGGTGCTACGTTTATCGTTGGTATTCTGCCTAACTACGCCACTATCGGTGTTGCTGCTCCTGTGATCTTGATCGCATTGCGTATGCTTCAAGGTTTGGCTTTGGGCGGTGAGTACGGCGGTGCTGCAACTTATGTTGCTGAGCATGCTCCTCATGGTCGTCGTGGTGCATACACAGCTTGGATTCAGACAACAGCTACTCTTGGCTTGTTCTTGTCCTTGTTAGTGATTTTGTTCACACGCGAACTGACTGGTCCAGACTTTGACGTTTGGGGCTGGCGCGTTCCGTTCATCCTTTCTATCGCCTTGTTAGGTGTTTCCGTTTACATCCGTTTATCGATGAACGAATCCCCAGCTTTCAAGAAGATGAAAGATGAAGGCAAATTGTCTAAAGCACCTTTGACAGAGTCATTCGGTCAATGGAAGAACTTGAAGATTGTTATCTTGGCATTGTTTGGTCTGGTTGCAGGTCAAGCGGTGGTTTGGTACACAGGTCAGTTCTACGCTTTGTTCTACCTCACACAAGTGTTGAAGGTAGACGCTAAGACTGCGAACTTGTTGATTGCTGCTTCATTGGTAATCGGCACACCATTCTTCGTTGTATTCGGTAGCTTGTCAGACAAGATTGGCCGTAAGGTCATCATCATGGGTGGCTTGTTATTGGCTGTTATTACATACATTCCAAATACACCAGTTTCAGTATTTAATGCCTTGACTCACTTTGCTAACCCAGCATTGGAAAAGGCAATGGCAACATCACCAGCAACTATTACTGCTGATGTGAATGAATGTACATTCCAGTTCAATCCAACAGGTACAGCTAAGTTCACAAGTTCTTGCGATATCGCAAAACAAGTGATGGCTTCCAACTCTGCTAGCTATAGCACTGTTGCTGGTCCTGCTGGCGGTGTAGCTGTTGTGAAGATTGGTGATACAGAAATCACTGGTTACTCTGCAAAAGGCTTGGCACCTGCTGATGCAAAAGCTAAAGATGCTGAGTTCAAGAAAGCCATTCGTGAGGCATTGAATTCTGCTGGCTATCCTGCTAAGGCTGATTCAGCTCAAATCAACTATGTAGCTGTATTGCTCTTGTTGGTGTACTTGGTGATCTTGGTAACCATGGTTTATGGCCCAATCGCAGCGATGCTTGTTGAGATGTTCCCAACTCGTATTCGTTACACATCTATGTCCTTGCCATACCACATTGGTAACGGTTGGTTCGGTGGCTTGTTGCCAACGATCTCCTTCGCCTTGGTAGCGCAAAACGGTAACATTTACTACGGTCTCTGGTACCCAATCATCATCGCTGCGATGACATTGGTAATCGGTGTACTGTTTGTTAAAGAAACCAAAGACGTAGATATCTACGCTAAAGACTAA
- a CDS encoding MOSC domain-containing protein yields the protein MKLLSISTGKVMPLFGSHHPNYSTVASAINKHPISTLASPAPVEITRLGVAGDEQADPSVHGGVEKAIYVYPVEHYAFWNELLSRETKKPVDLALGAFGENFTIQGLLETEIFVGDQMQIGELQFTVVKLREPCFKFNAKMGYKGASKAMLQSGCSGWYLRVNQTGVLAAGTEITVLPGQRLTSIADQNQALFNRGNQKDLWE from the coding sequence ATGAAACTTCTCTCCATATCTACTGGCAAAGTAATGCCACTCTTTGGGTCTCATCACCCAAACTACTCAACAGTAGCATCAGCTATTAATAAACATCCCATTAGCACTCTTGCCTCCCCCGCGCCCGTGGAAATCACTCGACTTGGTGTAGCCGGGGATGAGCAGGCAGATCCATCAGTGCACGGTGGAGTAGAAAAAGCGATTTATGTATATCCAGTCGAGCACTACGCTTTTTGGAACGAGCTACTTTCTCGTGAGACTAAGAAGCCCGTCGACTTAGCCTTAGGCGCATTCGGTGAAAACTTCACTATCCAAGGTTTGCTAGAGACTGAGATATTTGTTGGGGACCAAATGCAGATTGGAGAACTCCAATTTACCGTAGTCAAACTACGTGAACCCTGCTTTAAGTTCAATGCCAAGATGGGCTACAAAGGTGCAAGCAAAGCCATGTTGCAATCCGGCTGTAGTGGGTGGTACTTACGCGTAAATCAAACCGGCGTACTTGCAGCGGGCACTGAAATCACAGTACTGCCAGGTCAAAGACTGACATCTATTGCCGATCAGAATCAAGCGCTATTCAATCGGGGTAATCAAAAAGATCTCTGGGAATAA
- the recA gene encoding recA protein translates to MALDDKKKSASSEFDGMSGDKQKALTAALAQIEKQFGKGSIMRLGDAEIHQDIQVVSSGSLGLDIALGVGGLARGRVIEIYGPESSGKTTLTLHAIAEMQKIGGTCAFIDAEHALDVQYASRLGVDVNNLLISQPDTGEQALEIADALVRSGSIDLIVIDSVAALVPRAEIEGDMGDSLPGLQARLMSQALRKLTGAIKRTNTTVIFINQIRMKIGVMFGSPETTTGGNALKFYASMRLDIRRIGSIKKGDEVVGNETRVKVVKNKVSPPFREAIFDIMYGAGISREGEIIDMGVEADIVEKSGSWYAYNGDRIGQGKDNVREFLKENPAIAQDIESKIRAKLGVKAGTAVVSDVLSEEEEA, encoded by the coding sequence ATGGCCTTGGATGATAAGAAAAAATCAGCCTCATCAGAATTTGACGGCATGAGCGGGGACAAGCAAAAGGCATTAACTGCAGCCTTGGCGCAAATTGAGAAGCAATTTGGTAAGGGCTCAATCATGAGATTGGGCGATGCAGAGATTCACCAAGATATTCAAGTGGTTTCTAGCGGCTCATTGGGTCTAGACATTGCGCTTGGAGTTGGTGGTTTGGCGCGTGGGCGCGTGATTGAAATCTACGGCCCAGAATCTTCAGGTAAGACAACATTAACTTTGCATGCGATTGCAGAGATGCAAAAGATTGGCGGAACTTGCGCTTTTATCGATGCTGAGCATGCATTAGATGTGCAGTACGCCTCACGCTTAGGTGTGGACGTGAATAATTTATTGATCTCTCAGCCAGACACTGGTGAGCAAGCCTTGGAAATTGCTGACGCTTTAGTGCGCTCCGGCTCCATTGATTTAATCGTCATTGACTCTGTTGCAGCTTTGGTCCCAAGAGCGGAGATCGAGGGTGATATGGGTGATTCATTACCAGGCCTTCAAGCCCGCCTGATGAGTCAAGCCTTGCGTAAACTGACTGGCGCGATTAAGCGTACTAATACAACAGTCATCTTCATCAATCAGATTCGCATGAAGATTGGTGTGATGTTTGGTTCACCTGAAACAACCACTGGCGGTAATGCTCTCAAGTTTTATGCTTCGATGCGTTTGGATATTCGTCGTATCGGTAGCATCAAGAAAGGCGATGAAGTTGTTGGTAACGAGACACGCGTGAAGGTAGTCAAGAACAAGGTATCTCCGCCATTCCGTGAAGCAATCTTTGACATCATGTACGGCGCTGGAATTTCTCGAGAGGGTGAAATTATCGATATGGGCGTTGAAGCCGATATCGTTGAAAAGTCAGGCTCTTGGTACGCCTACAACGGTGATCGCATTGGTCAAGGAAAAGACAATGTGCGCGAGTTCTTAAAAGAAAACCCGGCCATTGCTCAAGACATTGAATCTAAGATTCGCGCGAAATTGGGCGTCAAGGCTGGCACAGCAGTAGTAAGTGACGTTTTGAGTGAAGAAGAGGAAGCGTAA
- a CDS encoding Metal dependent phosphohydrolase — MFLVLKYQAESSIAKLAEQESWRVHDQLVQILEDKESVDLYRSTENTLNQMIGGLFDWVELYKSSGLKIAEVATENGGYLKKTLATQFKFNLQKPEPMIDPGSTSSVLRIFVPIFKKIDQPNSELIGYLEVGRAVPLWRKQQIQDVVLYISIIAALSALVTGLLMYPSIRVLLGRQRENLQKLFDSHIQVLESLGSAIAKRESGTGTHNYKVTWIAAMLGERMGLSPSDIKILIAGSFLHDVGKIATPDNVLLKAGKLTDEEMVIMREHVTHGEDIVKNLGWFSDSINVVASHHEKWDGSGYPRKLSGEGIPIEARIFAVADVFDALCSKRPYKDKMEFSEAMNYIRAQSGSHFDPAIVSQFEEIAPLMYKKTHGINESEAKSLLEPMINKYFSINLIDES; from the coding sequence ATGTTTTTAGTGTTGAAATATCAAGCGGAAAGTTCGATTGCAAAACTAGCAGAGCAAGAGTCATGGAGGGTTCATGATCAATTGGTTCAGATTCTTGAAGATAAAGAGAGTGTTGATTTATATCGTTCGACAGAAAACACGCTCAATCAGATGATAGGTGGCTTATTCGATTGGGTTGAATTGTATAAATCATCAGGATTAAAAATTGCAGAAGTTGCCACTGAAAATGGGGGGTATCTTAAAAAAACCCTAGCAACCCAATTTAAGTTCAATTTGCAAAAACCTGAGCCAATGATTGATCCAGGCAGTACTTCATCCGTACTGCGAATCTTTGTTCCCATCTTTAAAAAAATTGATCAACCCAATAGCGAGTTAATTGGTTACTTAGAGGTTGGAAGAGCAGTTCCATTATGGAGAAAACAGCAGATACAAGACGTTGTTTTATATATTTCCATTATTGCTGCTTTATCTGCATTGGTGACTGGTCTACTCATGTATCCCAGTATTCGAGTATTACTTGGGCGACAACGTGAGAACTTGCAAAAATTATTTGACTCACATATTCAAGTCCTGGAATCGCTAGGTTCAGCGATTGCAAAACGTGAGTCCGGAACTGGTACTCATAACTATAAGGTCACTTGGATTGCGGCAATGCTAGGTGAGAGGATGGGCCTATCTCCCTCAGATATTAAAATTCTCATTGCTGGTTCATTTTTACATGATGTAGGCAAGATTGCGACTCCAGACAATGTTCTGCTAAAAGCAGGAAAGCTGACCGATGAGGAGATGGTCATTATGAGGGAACATGTTACGCACGGAGAGGATATTGTTAAAAATCTTGGATGGTTTTCAGACTCAATTAATGTAGTTGCATCTCATCATGAAAAATGGGATGGATCGGGATATCCACGCAAACTATCAGGGGAAGGTATTCCCATTGAAGCAAGGATTTTTGCAGTAGCGGATGTTTTTGATGCACTTTGTTCTAAGAGGCCTTATAAGGACAAAATGGAGTTCTCAGAGGCGATGAATTACATACGTGCACAAAGTGGTAGCCATTTTGACCCAGCTATAGTTTCGCAATTTGAAGAGATTGCGCCATTAATGTATAAAAAGACGCATGGCATTAATGAGAGTGAGGCAAAAAGTCTATTAGAGCCAATGATTAATAAGTATTTTTCAATTAATTTAATCGATGAGAGCTAA
- a CDS encoding diguanylate cyclase has protein sequence MAVHTDFKVEPLKFRIIFAASLISALAVIWSVYFVGIQYVQDSAIRALKQLVQSETVILEDHLSRTLDVVNARLRFVSAFTNKESLKDERLRGDRLYDLIQEDRVVRSLSLLDDQGKIVASSNPRNLGVAIPLSGLPDRGAKEGGSSFVSFGNVYEYRDIYEINSDAPSNSSLKFWLASMPVNIGGRVYHWIATVNLGLFENLWQRINESPNTEIAVYNYQGKRISAHHGEITESTRSFGAELLENVDRADLGFFESKLNPNLLVAYRSSSEHPAILAVVGDKSRLIATLSDDRKQAIFYALTGSLLVLALMAGLFRWYVSYEKSLTELANQITATGAHLMISESSRDGKILWANPLFLKTTGYQLSEIKGESHRIFNSGLYPRSFYDDMWSQISRGEIWSGTFRNRNKAGEFFWVKTTVIPFLDPWKKVSRYVALYSDITEAIRTSEQVDHERSLRKELSEKNRELAVDANTDPLTGVSNRRAFEEFRKTAIEQVRQKTQPISVLMLDLDQFKVVNDTYGHAVGDQVLQGVARRWSEQMRSSDILARMGGEEFTVLLPQTTMVQAELVAEKFRGVIDRTPIAIDLGGGKQLELHVTVSIGIASAERITGDADLDVMMVQADNALYQAKHNGRNQVMPYRS, from the coding sequence ATGGCGGTTCATACTGACTTCAAAGTTGAGCCACTTAAATTTCGGATTATCTTTGCTGCTTCACTGATATCTGCGCTTGCAGTCATCTGGTCGGTATATTTTGTGGGTATCCAGTATGTTCAGGATTCTGCTATTCGTGCCTTAAAGCAGCTGGTTCAGTCAGAGACTGTAATTTTAGAAGATCATCTGTCTCGTACCCTTGATGTGGTTAACGCTCGATTAAGATTCGTTTCTGCATTTACAAATAAGGAATCACTTAAGGATGAGCGACTTCGTGGAGATCGTCTTTATGATTTGATTCAGGAGGATCGTGTTGTTCGTAGTCTTTCATTACTCGACGACCAAGGCAAGATTGTGGCTAGTTCAAATCCTCGAAATTTGGGGGTTGCGATACCATTGAGTGGGCTTCCCGATAGGGGTGCAAAAGAGGGCGGTTCATCATTTGTGAGTTTTGGCAATGTATATGAATACCGCGATATTTATGAAATTAATTCGGACGCTCCCAGTAATAGTAGTTTGAAGTTCTGGTTAGCATCAATGCCTGTCAATATTGGCGGGCGGGTTTATCACTGGATTGCCACAGTCAATTTGGGATTATTTGAAAATTTATGGCAACGCATCAATGAGAGTCCAAATACTGAGATTGCGGTATACAACTATCAGGGTAAAAGAATATCAGCGCATCATGGTGAGATCACAGAGTCAACCCGCAGCTTTGGTGCAGAGTTACTTGAGAATGTAGATCGTGCTGACCTAGGATTTTTTGAATCAAAGCTTAATCCAAACCTGCTAGTAGCCTATCGTTCTAGTTCTGAGCATCCCGCGATACTAGCAGTAGTGGGAGATAAATCTCGCTTAATTGCGACACTGAGTGATGATCGTAAGCAAGCTATCTTCTATGCTTTGACAGGTTCTCTTCTAGTGTTGGCGCTAATGGCGGGACTATTTCGTTGGTATGTGAGTTATGAAAAGTCTTTGACTGAATTGGCGAACCAGATTACAGCGACCGGAGCCCATCTGATGATTAGTGAATCGAGCCGCGATGGAAAAATTCTCTGGGCTAACCCACTTTTTTTAAAGACAACAGGATATCAGCTAAGCGAAATCAAAGGAGAGAGTCATCGCATCTTTAACTCGGGACTATACCCTCGTAGTTTTTATGATGATATGTGGTCGCAGATTAGTCGCGGTGAAATCTGGAGTGGAACATTTCGCAACCGTAATAAAGCAGGAGAATTCTTCTGGGTAAAAACAACGGTCATTCCATTTTTAGATCCCTGGAAGAAAGTTTCTCGTTACGTAGCACTCTATTCTGATATTACAGAGGCTATTCGGACTTCGGAGCAGGTTGATCATGAACGAAGTTTGCGCAAGGAGTTATCTGAGAAAAATCGCGAGCTTGCAGTAGATGCCAACACAGATCCCTTGACGGGTGTATCGAATCGTCGGGCATTTGAGGAATTTAGAAAGACTGCAATAGAGCAGGTACGTCAAAAAACTCAGCCGATTTCTGTATTAATGTTGGATTTAGATCAGTTCAAAGTTGTGAATGATACGTATGGACATGCGGTAGGCGATCAGGTTTTACAGGGGGTGGCTCGGCGCTGGTCAGAGCAGATGCGCTCGTCCGACATCCTAGCAAGAATGGGGGGTGAGGAGTTTACGGTTTTGCTACCCCAGACCACAATGGTTCAAGCAGAGTTGGTTGCGGAGAAATTTAGGGGTGTGATAGATCGCACGCCGATTGCTATTGATCTGGGTGGCGGAAAGCAGTTGGAGTTGCACGTCACAGTCAGTATTGGCATTGCTAGTGCTGAGCGGATAACTGGTGATGCTGATCTTGATGTGATGATGGTACAGGCTGATAATGCGCTTTATCAGGCTAAACACAACGGTAGGAATCAGGTGATGCCCTATCGCAGTTAG
- a CDS encoding TRAP dicarboxylate transporter, DctM subunit, with translation MFEPQVMAVLMLIGFFAMLMAGIPVAITLATVGFVFGYLGFGSSLFSLLPARIFGIVGGYQWLAIPLFIFMGIALEKSRLADDLLDVMGHIAGGLKGGMAIGIILFGALMGATTGIVGATVITLGLLTLPTLIRRGYDKSIACGAICASGTLGQIIPPSLILILLSDIMQLSVGTLFAAAVIPGLLLTTVYIIYILILGWFKPDLMPPIPLEERSKVSGKELWKRFWKVVVPPIMLVVAVLGSIVGGIAAPTEAAGMGAVGSVLVTIFSGRFSWAKLKEVAIDTTKISALMMFILICAQVFALSFRGLHGEDLITGMFEFLPGGLNSDIWFMLFLIFILGFFIEWIEISYIAVPLFLPVLLSQGADPVWIAMMITVCLQSSFLTPPFGWALFYLKGVAPPEVEIKDIYKGVVPFIAMQGVALFLVFYFPSLSLWLPKAIGW, from the coding sequence ATGTTTGAACCGCAAGTAATGGCCGTTCTGATGCTGATTGGTTTCTTCGCCATGTTGATGGCTGGAATCCCTGTCGCAATCACTCTCGCCACAGTTGGATTTGTATTTGGATATTTGGGGTTTGGAAGCTCCTTATTTAGTTTGCTACCAGCACGAATTTTTGGAATTGTTGGCGGGTATCAATGGTTAGCAATTCCCTTGTTCATTTTTATGGGAATTGCGCTCGAGAAATCTCGCTTAGCAGACGATCTCTTGGATGTGATGGGCCATATTGCTGGCGGCCTTAAAGGTGGTATGGCTATAGGCATTATTCTCTTCGGTGCATTGATGGGTGCCACAACTGGAATTGTTGGAGCAACAGTCATCACTTTGGGCCTATTAACCTTGCCAACCTTAATCCGTCGTGGATACGATAAAAGTATTGCTTGTGGGGCTATCTGCGCCTCAGGCACACTTGGTCAAATTATTCCGCCTAGCCTCATCTTGATTCTGCTTTCAGACATCATGCAGCTTTCGGTGGGCACTTTGTTTGCAGCCGCTGTCATTCCAGGTCTTTTGCTGACTACTGTTTACATCATTTATATCTTGATACTGGGTTGGTTTAAGCCGGACCTAATGCCGCCGATACCTCTAGAGGAGCGTAGCAAAGTTTCTGGAAAAGAATTGTGGAAGCGATTTTGGAAGGTGGTAGTTCCGCCAATCATGTTGGTGGTTGCGGTACTGGGCTCAATTGTTGGAGGCATAGCCGCGCCAACTGAAGCAGCAGGTATGGGTGCAGTAGGTTCAGTGCTGGTAACTATTTTTTCTGGCCGCTTTTCTTGGGCTAAGCTCAAAGAAGTTGCGATTGATACAACAAAAATTAGTGCGCTCATGATGTTTATTTTGATTTGCGCTCAAGTTTTTGCTCTCTCATTCCGTGGTTTACACGGTGAAGATTTAATTACGGGGATGTTTGAGTTCTTGCCTGGCGGATTAAATAGCGATATCTGGTTCATGCTGTTTTTAATCTTCATTCTCGGTTTCTTCATTGAGTGGATTGAGATCAGTTACATAGCTGTTCCTTTATTCCTGCCGGTTTTACTTTCGCAGGGAGCTGACCCAGTATGGATCGCCATGATGATTACCGTTTGTTTGCAATCATCATTTTTGACGCCGCCATTTGGTTGGGCGCTCTTCTACTTAAAAGGGGTCGCGCCACCAGAAGTTGAGATCAAGGATATCTATAAGGGTGTAGTCCCATTCATCGCAATGCAAGGTGTTGCTTTGTTCTTAGTCTTTTATTTCCCATCTTTATCCTTGTGGCTACCCAAGGCAATTGGCTGGTAA
- a CDS encoding Regulatory protein recX: MSELGGTVKKSKKQSPSLKARALRLLSMREYSRKSLAAKLEESAARMLKLNSAEEGSEETSPTIPVTVQIEAVLDDFEARGWLSDQRFAEALVRRRSERFGTRKIQDELAQAGVDSSKTADLLKNLKETEYQRAHELWLRKFGALAVEQKERARQYRFLASKGFSLDVVSKVVAGRPD, encoded by the coding sequence ATGTCAGAGTTAGGCGGCACTGTTAAAAAGAGCAAGAAACAAAGCCCGAGTCTCAAAGCTCGGGCTTTGCGCCTTTTATCCATGCGAGAGTACAGCCGCAAGAGCCTTGCTGCGAAGCTCGAAGAATCTGCGGCAAGAATGCTGAAGCTCAATTCAGCGGAGGAGGGCTCTGAGGAAACTTCCCCGACTATCCCTGTGACCGTTCAGATTGAAGCTGTTTTGGATGATTTTGAGGCTCGCGGCTGGCTTTCTGATCAGCGCTTTGCAGAGGCCCTAGTTCGACGCCGCAGCGAGCGGTTTGGAACCCGAAAAATCCAAGATGAGCTTGCTCAGGCTGGGGTCGATAGCTCAAAGACGGCAGATTTACTCAAGAATCTCAAAGAAACCGAATATCAGCGTGCCCATGAACTATGGCTGCGTAAGTTTGGTGCCTTGGCAGTGGAGCAAAAGGAGCGGGCGCGCCAGTACCGTTTTCTAGCCTCAAAGGGCTTCAGCTTGGATGTGGTTTCTAAGGTAGTTGCCGGGCGTCCTGACTAG
- the sucC gene encoding succinyl-CoA synthetase subunit beta, protein MKIHEYQGKELLRQFNVPVPNGIPAFSVDEAIKAAEKLGGPVWVVKAQIHAGGRGKGGGVKLARSMDEVKKYASEILGMQLKTHQTGPEGQKVNRLLIEDGADIKKEYYFSIVTDRGTQKNVIMASSEGGMDIEEVAESHPEKIIKVFVDPLVGLTDTDCQIIAKGIGVPDASIPMASDVFKNLYKTYWETDASLVEINPLILEGNGKIKALDAKFNFDPNALYRHPEIVAYRDIDEEDAAEIEASKFDLAYISLDGNIGCLVNGAGLAMATMDTIKLFGGEPANFLDVGGGATAEKVTEAFKIMLKNKSVEAILVNIFGGIMRCDVIADGVVTACKAVNLTVPLVVRMKGTNEELGKKILADSGLPIISADSMAEAATKVVAAVAKNK, encoded by the coding sequence ATGAAAATTCACGAGTACCAAGGCAAAGAATTACTACGCCAATTTAATGTGCCTGTTCCAAATGGCATCCCTGCATTTAGTGTTGATGAGGCAATTAAAGCCGCTGAGAAATTAGGTGGCCCGGTATGGGTTGTGAAGGCGCAAATTCATGCGGGTGGTCGCGGTAAAGGCGGCGGTGTGAAGTTGGCTCGTAGCATGGACGAAGTAAAGAAGTACGCTTCTGAAATTTTGGGCATGCAGTTGAAGACCCATCAAACTGGTCCAGAAGGACAAAAAGTAAATCGCCTCTTAATTGAAGATGGCGCAGATATTAAAAAAGAGTACTACTTTAGTATCGTTACCGACCGTGGCACACAAAAGAATGTGATCATGGCGTCTAGCGAAGGCGGTATGGATATTGAAGAGGTTGCAGAATCTCACCCAGAAAAAATTATTAAAGTGTTTGTTGATCCATTGGTTGGCTTAACTGATACTGACTGCCAAATCATTGCGAAAGGCATTGGCGTTCCAGATGCTTCTATTCCAATGGCAAGTGATGTATTCAAGAATTTATACAAGACCTATTGGGAAACCGATGCTTCATTGGTTGAGATCAACCCATTGATTCTTGAAGGTAACGGCAAGATCAAGGCACTTGATGCCAAATTCAATTTTGATCCAAATGCCTTGTATCGTCACCCTGAAATCGTGGCTTATCGCGATATCGATGAAGAGGATGCAGCTGAGATCGAGGCTTCTAAGTTTGACTTGGCTTACATCTCACTTGACGGCAACATTGGTTGCTTAGTGAACGGCGCTGGCTTGGCAATGGCTACGATGGACACGATTAAGTTGTTTGGCGGTGAGCCAGCAAACTTCTTGGACGTTGGTGGTGGCGCGACTGCAGAAAAAGTAACTGAAGCCTTCAAGATCATGCTCAAGAACAAGAGTGTTGAGGCAATTTTGGTCAACATTTTCGGCGGCATTATGCGTTGCGATGTGATCGCTGATGGCGTAGTTACAGCATGTAAGGCTGTGAACTTGACTGTACCTTTGGTTGTGCGGATGAAGGGTACCAATGAGGAATTGGGCAAGAAGATTCTTGCTGACTCTGGTTTGCCAATCATTAGCGCCGATTCAATGGCAGAAGCTGCTACTAAGGTAGTTGCCGCTGTTGCGAAAAACAAATAA